The Cystobacter fuscus DSM 2262 genomic interval CCTGGCGCACTCGAGTCCTTTGACACCGTCTCAGGGTCTCGGGAGTGCTGAGGATGCTCGTAACGTTGTAGGATGGGATCCATGTGTTTCCCGCACGCCATGAGGGGCGCTGCTCTCTTGTGTCTGCTGCTGACCGCGTGTGCCTCTTCGGCTCCCGCTGTTCAGGGGGACGAGGAGCCACGGGAGGCTGTGGTTTCGTGGGAAGAAGCCCGCGAGGACGCGAGCTGCGTGGTGCCGCTGTGTGAGGAAGAGCGCTGTGCGCTCTGGCGCTGCCGGGAGCTGGAACTGGCGGACACCCCTTCCATTCTCCTGACCCGGGGAACGCTGACCCTGCGCCCTCCCGCGTCGCCCACGCGCTGGTGGGGTCGTCCGCTCGTCGCGCCGTTCGACAGCGATCCCGTCTTCGAGATTCCCTGGCACGATTGGAAGCTCCGGGACCAGTACGCACCGCATGCGCTGCACCTGCCGTGCATCCCCTCGCGCGAACCCTTTGAGAAGCACCACATCTTCCCGCAGGAACCGCTCCTGGCGGGTTGGTTCAAGCATCGATAAGGATGCCATGAACTACTTCAGGATGAAGGAAGACAAAGCGGCGGGCTATACAGGCTTCGTTGATGCTGCCCATCGTTGGGGGCTTCCTGGCATTTACTGCCCCGTGTGCAAGTCCACCTGGAGTGGAGGAGCCAAGGTATATCCCTCCGTGGATCTGACGCCAGTGATTGCGCTGGCTGACTTCGAGGAAGCGCGTACCGAGCCCCTCGAGGAGTATGAGCGGCTGAGTGAACTGGTCCGTCCGCTGTTGCCGCCGGGAGCCCAATTGGAACCTGGTGCGGCATTCGGGCCGCTCGTGGGTAAAGCACAGGGTCGTTTCGGGCAGTTCGTCTCCAACTACTCTTTCTTGATCCTGATTCGCCGCGAGGCGTACGAGCAGCTTCAGTCCGAGCCCCTGCGCGGACTCAAGGGGTGCCGGATGGAGGTGCGCTTTCGTCAGCGCAATCCCCCCGAGCTGCTCGAACTGGAACTCATCCCCAATGGACGCGTACATCCAGACTGCCTTCCGCCGGACCGCAAGCCCCCATGCCCTCGCTGTCATCGCCTGGGCATTCCACTCCCCAAGGACCTCCTCCTGGACGCCACTACGCTCCCCACCGGGCTGGACCTTTTCCGCCTGGAGGACTTCCCCACGGTGGTGGTCTGCACCAAGCGCTTCGTCGAAGCCTGCCAACGCTTGGGGCTGGATGGCCTCGCCTTCGCGCCGCTCCCAGTGCGATGAGAACACCACGCGTCTCTCGCTCTCACCCACCGCTCCTGCCGGGTGCATCTCCGTCCGAAGCGGACCCACAACCACTCGACAGGACCTATACTTCACCTTGACTTGTTGGGTCAAATCCGTTCCGCTGGTCGCTGACTGGAGAGGGCGCGCACGTGGCGGATGACCAGAATGGCAAGGACGGTGGACGGGGGCGGTTCGAACGGGGCGCGGCCTACGACGAGGTGGGGCCCGGCCTGGGCCGCCTCCACGACGCGTGGGACGTGGAGACAGGGCGGCCGGCCTTGCAACTGCTGCCCACGGACCGCGTGGATTGGCAACCCGAGGGGCCCTGGCGGGTGACCCTCCTGTGCGAGCCGCATCCGGCCCAGGAGAGGGTGTCAAAGAACTCGAGGGACACGGCCCGGCGCAACACGCGGCGGGAAGGAGAAAGGCGGAAAGGGCGCTGAGAAATCCACCTGCCGCCAGCGAGCCGGGGAAGGCGGGGAAGGTGTCAAAGGACTCGTTCCGACACCTCGTTTCCTACGAATCGTCTGACCCCTTCCGGGGACACCGTCTCCCGGGGAGACGGCCGCCTCCTCAGTGGCAGTCAACGGGCAGGTAGACCTGGCCTCTATTGCCGCTCCAGTTCCCCGTCCCAATCAGCCAGCAATCCAGACACCGCGTAGAGGCAGGCGCTGGAACAACGCTCGAAGTCCTTCGGAGGGAGCGCGGCGAGGTGCTCGCGCAGGAAGTCCGGGTCGCTGAGCACCTCGCGGTGCTTCAAGTCGTGTTTCAGTTCCAACAAGACGGGAATGAAGCGGAGCACGGCCTCCATGCACTCTTCCCGGGTGGCGCGCGCCATGCGCTCCACCGTCAAGGCCAGGTGCTCGCGCACCGAAGCGGGGCCCCCGGGGCACCACGCCTCCAGCGTCTTGCGGTAGAGGGAGTCCATGAGTTCCTCCAGCGAGCAGTCCCGCCACTGAAACGCCCAGAACGCGTAGCGCGGGGCCTGGAGCACGTCCCAGAAGCGCAGCAGCGCCGCGAGCCGTCTGGCCATGCGCTCCGCGCTCTCCGGCGGAGACGGAGAGACCGACTGGAAGAGAGCTCCCCAGGGAGTGCTCAGGCAGAAGGCTTCGAAGGACTCCTCCATTCGCTGGCGCTCCTCTTTCGCAACGCCGTCACTCAAGCTCATGAAGACATTGATGAAGAGGTGCACCTGCCAGCGAGGACGGAGGTCGACGTCGAAGTGGCCCACTGGGTCCATGACCAGCAGCTCGCCGGGCGGCACCGGGAGCATCCGCCGGGGCAGGGAAAAGGCACCCGTCTCGAGGTACTCCCGCGCCCAGCTCTGCCCCTGGGCTCTTACCTCGCGGATGATGTCTTCGGTGTGGCCGTAGAGCATCTCCGGACACTCGAGCACCGGGAACTGAGGTGTGGTCATGGCACCGACCCTACCACGGAGGTCACATCCGCCTCAATCGCCAGGGCACACGCATCCACCGCGGCCCAGCGCCGTGTCATCCAGCACCGGCTCCGCCGAGTAGCACCGCTTCCAGAAGCCTCCACTCCAGTCCCCGGGCAAGCCTCCCACCACCCTCGTTCATCTCCGCGCTGGGACGCAGCAGCAGCCGTCC includes:
- a CDS encoding DUF2380 domain-containing protein, whose amino-acid sequence is MVSWEEAREDASCVVPLCEEERCALWRCRELELADTPSILLTRGTLTLRPPASPTRWWGRPLVAPFDSDPVFEIPWHDWKLRDQYAPHALHLPCIPSREPFEKHHIFPQEPLLAGWFKHR
- the sitI6 gene encoding SitI6 family double-CXXCG motif immunity protein → MNYFRMKEDKAAGYTGFVDAAHRWGLPGIYCPVCKSTWSGGAKVYPSVDLTPVIALADFEEARTEPLEEYERLSELVRPLLPPGAQLEPGAAFGPLVGKAQGRFGQFVSNYSFLILIRREAYEQLQSEPLRGLKGCRMEVRFRQRNPPELLELELIPNGRVHPDCLPPDRKPPCPRCHRLGIPLPKDLLLDATTLPTGLDLFRLEDFPTVVVCTKRFVEACQRLGLDGLAFAPLPVR